One segment of Streptomyces bathyalis DNA contains the following:
- a CDS encoding SIS domain-containing protein, giving the protein MLDESQLDSPEALARADTHALLRGTAEAGAHVRTAVRRATETGLSALRPDGRPRAVFVAGPGPAPACAADLLSALANGALPVTLLRPSGPLAAPGALRWTLPGWAGSLDLLLVTTPDGDEAGLTMLIEQAYRRGCTVVTVSPADVPVAELTRETHGLAVPLSTAPPAAWRGPADGAPARNGAGPAQEAPAAGESGADLPPVPHPQPVGPRMSVVPGLLWPMLTPLLVLFDRVGLFAAGDEALASLADRLDRVAERCGPAVATYSNPAKSLATELTGTLPLLWSEGAVAGAVARHSAATLAALPGLPALAAGLPEAMAAHGALLSGSLSPGSGLDDFFRDRVEEPESLHARIVLMRDQAPGTESAVVAARDLAYGHDAPLSELEPAEGSSPLESAAELIATVDFAAVYLALADSGAPSP; this is encoded by the coding sequence ATGCTCGACGAGTCACAGCTCGACTCTCCAGAGGCCCTCGCCCGTGCGGACACCCACGCGCTGCTGCGCGGCACCGCCGAAGCGGGCGCTCACGTGCGCACGGCGGTGCGCCGGGCCACCGAGACGGGGCTGAGCGCGCTGCGGCCCGACGGACGGCCGCGTGCGGTGTTCGTCGCCGGGCCCGGACCGGCTCCGGCCTGCGCCGCCGATCTGCTCTCGGCCCTCGCCAACGGCGCGCTGCCCGTCACGCTGCTGCGCCCCTCCGGACCGCTCGCGGCGCCCGGTGCGCTGCGCTGGACGCTGCCCGGCTGGGCGGGTTCGCTCGACCTGCTGCTGGTGACGACGCCGGACGGTGACGAGGCCGGTCTCACGATGCTGATCGAGCAGGCCTACCGGCGCGGCTGCACCGTCGTGACCGTCAGTCCGGCCGATGTGCCCGTGGCCGAGCTGACGCGGGAGACGCACGGGCTCGCGGTGCCGCTGAGTACGGCGCCTCCGGCGGCATGGAGAGGACCGGCGGACGGTGCCCCGGCCCGTAACGGCGCCGGTCCGGCCCAGGAAGCTCCCGCCGCCGGGGAATCCGGCGCCGACCTCCCTCCCGTACCGCATCCACAGCCCGTCGGGCCGCGGATGTCGGTGGTGCCCGGCCTCCTCTGGCCGATGCTCACCCCGCTCCTCGTGCTCTTCGACCGCGTCGGTCTGTTCGCCGCCGGAGACGAAGCGCTGGCGTCGCTGGCCGACCGACTCGACCGCGTCGCGGAACGCTGCGGGCCGGCCGTCGCCACGTACAGCAATCCGGCCAAGTCGCTCGCCACCGAACTCACGGGAACTCTCCCGCTGTTGTGGAGCGAGGGTGCCGTCGCGGGAGCCGTCGCACGGCACAGTGCGGCCACGCTCGCGGCGCTCCCCGGCCTCCCCGCCCTGGCCGCCGGGCTTCCGGAGGCGATGGCAGCGCACGGCGCACTGCTGTCCGGCTCGCTCTCGCCGGGCTCCGGCCTCGACGACTTCTTCCGCGACCGCGTGGAGGAGCCGGAGTCGCTGCACGCGCGAATCGTCCTGATGCGGGACCAGGCGCCGGGCACCGAGTCCGCCGTGGTCGCCGCCCGCGACCTCGCGTACGGGCACGACGCCCCGCTCAGCGAACTCGAACCCGCCGAGGGCAGCAGCCCCTTGGAATCCGCCGCCGAACTGATCGCCACCGTGGATTTCGCCGCCGTTTACCTCGCGCTCGCCGACAGCGGCGCACCATCGCCCTGA
- a CDS encoding ArsR/SmtB family transcription factor — MDATWTALADPHRRAMLDVLRERACAVGELVDELGFTQPTTSKHLRVLREAGLVKVRVHAQRRIYSIDLEQMAELDAWLAPFRQLWNERLDALGRHLDRSEPRSGEDERTQERPRDENRGRGR, encoded by the coding sequence ATGGATGCCACGTGGACTGCGCTGGCTGATCCCCATCGTCGGGCGATGCTCGACGTGCTGCGCGAGCGCGCATGCGCGGTGGGCGAACTCGTCGACGAGCTGGGGTTCACGCAGCCGACGACGTCCAAGCATCTGCGGGTCCTGCGTGAGGCGGGCCTGGTGAAAGTCCGTGTCCATGCGCAACGTCGCATCTACTCGATCGATCTTGAGCAGATGGCCGAGCTCGACGCATGGCTGGCGCCGTTCCGGCAGCTGTGGAACGAGCGGCTCGACGCGCTCGGCCGGCACCTCGACCGGAGCGAGCCCAGGAGCGGCGAGGACGAGCGGACCCAGGAACGGCCGCGGGACGAGAACCGTGGGCGGGGACGCTGA
- a CDS encoding metallopeptidase family protein yields MNSPVPPRGPDGPGRPGDSDHAPRRRDRHGRGMRGPVAPPQVPLAVSRSEAFDDLVRDSVSRLERRWPQLSGVEFAVQEVPRSDDGELDEQAEAVPLGRVAESKSGRPDRIVVYRRPVEIRTRNRDERALLVHEVVVEQVAELLGLSPESVDPRYGQD; encoded by the coding sequence GTGAACAGCCCCGTACCGCCTCGCGGACCGGACGGACCCGGTCGGCCCGGCGACTCCGATCACGCTCCGCGACGGCGCGACCGTCACGGGCGCGGCATGCGCGGACCCGTCGCGCCGCCCCAAGTACCGCTTGCCGTCAGCCGTTCGGAAGCCTTCGACGACCTGGTGCGCGATTCGGTCAGCAGGCTGGAGCGGCGCTGGCCGCAGCTGAGCGGCGTCGAGTTCGCGGTGCAGGAGGTGCCCCGCAGCGACGACGGCGAACTCGACGAACAGGCCGAGGCGGTACCGCTGGGGCGGGTGGCCGAGTCGAAGAGCGGACGGCCGGACCGGATCGTCGTCTACCGGCGCCCGGTCGAGATCCGTACCCGCAACCGTGACGAGCGGGCGCTGCTCGTGCACGAGGTCGTCGTGGAGCAGGTGGCCGAACTGCTGGGCCTTTCACCGGAGTCGGTGGACCCGCGGTACGGGCAGGACTAG
- a CDS encoding SRPBCC family protein, producing the protein MDRGSYFEYNGRPAVRFQRTYPHPAERLWAAVTDPAELAHWFPSTVRMDSHEGGKIEFSGDPNLEASTGTLLAYDPPRRLAYTWGGDELHFEIEPVDDRSCTLTLINVLEAENTAARNAAGWTVCLAELGKHVSGATAEGPHGESAEPWRPLYEEYVAAGMPAGAPIPGVSGDGS; encoded by the coding sequence ATGGACCGTGGAAGCTACTTCGAATACAACGGCCGCCCGGCGGTGCGGTTCCAGCGCACCTATCCGCACCCTGCCGAAAGGCTGTGGGCCGCGGTCACCGACCCCGCGGAGCTGGCGCACTGGTTCCCCAGCACCGTGCGCATGGACTCCCACGAGGGCGGAAAGATCGAGTTCTCCGGGGACCCCAACCTCGAGGCGAGTACCGGCACCCTCCTCGCCTACGACCCTCCGCGGCGTCTCGCGTACACGTGGGGCGGCGACGAACTGCACTTCGAGATCGAGCCAGTTGACGACCGCAGCTGCACGCTCACCCTGATCAACGTGCTGGAGGCGGAGAACACCGCCGCGCGCAACGCCGCCGGCTGGACCGTGTGCCTGGCCGAACTGGGCAAGCACGTGTCGGGCGCCACGGCGGAGGGTCCGCACGGCGAATCGGCCGAACCCTGGCGCCCGTTGTACGAGGAGTACGTCGCCGCAGGCATGCCCGCGGGAGCGCCGATCCCCGGCGTTTCCGGCGACGGGAGCTGA
- a CDS encoding DUF3499 domain-containing protein, with translation MSPVRRCSRTACGRPAVATLTYVYADSTAVLGPLATYAEPHCYDLCSEHSERLTAPRGWEVVRLAVDTGPARPSGDDLEALANAVREAARTPRRDPDSMAPSDAVGGPEGRDSDPMEVARRGHLRVLRSPEP, from the coding sequence GTGAGCCCTGTACGTCGCTGTTCGCGAACCGCCTGCGGCCGTCCCGCCGTCGCGACGCTGACGTACGTCTACGCGGACTCCACCGCGGTGCTCGGTCCGCTCGCCACATACGCCGAACCGCACTGCTATGACTTGTGTTCGGAGCATTCCGAACGTCTGACTGCCCCCCGCGGATGGGAAGTCGTACGTCTCGCCGTCGACACCGGCCCGGCACGCCCGAGCGGCGACGATCTCGAAGCACTCGCCAACGCCGTGCGTGAGGCTGCCCGTACGCCGCGGCGCGACCCCGACTCCATGGCGCCCTCCGACGCCGTCGGCGGCCCCGAAGGCCGCGACTCCGACCCGATGGAGGTCGCGCGCCGAGGCCATCTGCGCGTACTGAGGTCGCCCGAGCCGTAG
- a CDS encoding Trm112 family protein produces the protein MPLEAGLLEILACPACHSPLREEAEDLVCTGTECGLIYPVRDGIPVLLVDEARRPG, from the coding sequence ATGCCGCTCGAAGCCGGTCTTCTGGAGATCCTCGCCTGCCCGGCGTGCCACTCGCCGCTCCGCGAGGAGGCCGAGGACCTGGTGTGCACCGGTACCGAGTGCGGTCTCATCTATCCGGTGCGTGACGGCATTCCGGTTCTCCTCGTCGACGAGGCCCGGCGCCCCGGCTGA
- a CDS encoding phosphomannomutase/phosphoglucomutase translates to MADLSEIVKAYDVRGVVPDQWDESLAELFGAAFVRVTEASAIVVGHDMRPSSPGLSHAFGRGAAGQGADVTEIGLCSTDQLYFASGQLGLPGAMFTASHNPARYNGIKMCRAGALPVGQDTGLADIRELVESWAESGAPQRPDGVPEGTIGERDVLSDYAAHLRTLVDLTSIRPLSVVVDAGNGMGGHTVPTVFEGLPLQLDAMYFELDGTFPNHEANPLDPKNIVDLQQRVRETGADIGLAFDGDADRCFVVDEKGDPVPPSAITALVASRELVKSPGSTVIHNLITSWSVPEVVREKGGTPVRTRVGHSFIKAEMARTGAIFGGEHSAHYYFRDFWNADTGMLAALHVLAALGGQQGTLSQLVAEYDRYAASGEINSRVDDQAGRAAAVRAAYEGREGVELDELDGLTVTADDWWFNLRASNTEPLLRLNVEARDRDTADAVRDEVLAIVRA, encoded by the coding sequence GTGGCTGATCTGTCGGAGATCGTGAAGGCGTACGACGTTCGCGGCGTCGTGCCGGACCAGTGGGACGAGTCGCTGGCCGAGTTGTTCGGAGCCGCCTTCGTACGCGTCACGGAGGCGTCCGCGATCGTCGTCGGGCACGACATGCGGCCCTCCTCGCCGGGACTCTCCCACGCGTTCGGACGCGGAGCCGCCGGCCAGGGCGCAGACGTCACGGAGATCGGTCTCTGCTCGACCGACCAGCTCTACTTCGCCAGCGGCCAACTCGGCCTGCCCGGCGCCATGTTCACCGCGAGCCACAACCCCGCCCGCTACAACGGCATCAAGATGTGCCGCGCCGGTGCGCTTCCCGTCGGACAGGACACGGGGCTGGCCGACATCCGCGAACTCGTCGAGAGCTGGGCCGAGTCGGGGGCCCCGCAGCGTCCGGACGGAGTCCCCGAGGGGACCATCGGCGAGCGGGACGTGCTGTCGGACTACGCGGCCCATCTGCGCACGCTCGTGGATCTCACCTCCATCAGGCCGCTGTCCGTCGTCGTGGACGCGGGGAACGGCATGGGAGGACACACGGTTCCGACCGTCTTCGAGGGCCTGCCCCTCCAACTCGACGCCATGTACTTCGAACTGGACGGCACGTTCCCCAACCACGAGGCCAATCCGCTCGATCCGAAGAACATCGTCGACCTCCAGCAGCGCGTGCGCGAGACGGGTGCGGACATCGGGCTGGCCTTCGACGGGGACGCCGACCGCTGCTTCGTCGTCGACGAGAAGGGCGACCCGGTCCCGCCGTCCGCGATCACCGCGCTCGTCGCGTCACGCGAACTCGTCAAGTCGCCCGGTTCCACCGTCATCCACAACCTGATCACGTCCTGGTCCGTGCCCGAGGTCGTACGGGAGAAGGGCGGTACGCCCGTGCGCACACGCGTCGGGCACTCGTTCATCAAGGCCGAAATGGCCCGCACCGGGGCGATCTTCGGCGGTGAGCACTCCGCGCACTACTACTTCCGGGACTTCTGGAACGCGGACACCGGCATGCTCGCCGCCCTGCACGTGCTCGCGGCGCTGGGCGGTCAGCAGGGGACGCTGTCGCAGCTCGTCGCCGAGTACGACCGCTACGCGGCCTCCGGCGAGATCAACAGCCGGGTCGACGACCAGGCCGGCCGCGCCGCCGCGGTCAGGGCCGCATACGAGGGCCGGGAGGGCGTCGAGCTCGACGAACTGGACGGGCTGACGGTCACCGCCGACGACTGGTGGTTCAATCTGCGGGCGTCCAACACCGAGCCGCTGCTTCGGCTGAATGTCGAGGCGCGCGACCGGGACACGGCGGACGCGGTGCGGGACGAGGTCCTCGCCATCGTGCGCGCCTGA
- a CDS encoding carboxymuconolactone decarboxylase family protein gives MDARLDLFGNQYAAKILKHIAAVSKVLSDSTLPPATQELVKLRASQINGCGFCTDMHTKDAMAAGETTVRLNLVAAWREATVFTDAERAALELAEQGTRIADAAGGVTDEAWANAVKHYDEDQLAALVFAIALINTFNRVNVMVQMPAGDYQPGMFG, from the coding sequence ATGGACGCTCGATTGGACCTCTTCGGCAACCAGTACGCCGCGAAGATCCTGAAGCACATCGCCGCGGTGAGCAAGGTGCTCTCGGACTCGACGCTGCCGCCCGCGACGCAGGAACTGGTGAAGCTCCGCGCCAGCCAGATCAACGGCTGCGGATTCTGCACCGACATGCACACCAAGGACGCGATGGCGGCAGGTGAGACCACGGTGCGCCTCAACCTGGTCGCGGCCTGGCGCGAGGCCACGGTCTTCACCGATGCCGAACGCGCCGCTCTGGAACTGGCGGAGCAGGGCACCCGCATCGCCGACGCGGCCGGTGGTGTCACCGACGAGGCATGGGCGAACGCCGTCAAGCACTACGACGAGGACCAGCTCGCGGCCCTGGTGTTCGCGATCGCGCTCATCAACACCTTCAACCGCGTGAACGTCATGGTCCAGATGCCCGCCGGCGACTACCAGCCCGGCATGTTCGGGTGA
- a CDS encoding DUF5719 family protein, whose translation MNRTSMTLIGAATALAALTGVAALAAPDGEDLGSTSAAGRRPVERSTLVCPQPSVSDVAETRYTAFAPKGGEGKGGAELYRAEKADTGGSESGDGKDEGKDKGKGGDKDKGKNRDKDKKKPEPDPKPFAPLSTPGKPVTADSDSSSASALFGSADGRVAPGWTVQQTTSVAVGAGRGMQGTACSVPDTDFWFPGASTAKERQDYVHLTNPDDSSAVVDLNLYGKKGRVSSEAGEGITIPPRSTVPVLLSTLTSERLTNVGVHAVARAGRVGAQVQAVDEKAGGDWVSSVADPDSSVVLPGIPGDATAVRLVVLAPGENDADLKVKLASPSGQIAPAGHETVHVRGGMLTAVDLRDLTKGQAGSLVLTPSEGGAGATPVVAAARVTRGKGSKQETAFIPGTAPLTDRATAADNQEKGSQLSLMATGRTVKVRVTASAGSKGGSPVSQTYTVKGKTTRSIAPPRPKGLKGTYSVTVERLSGGQLYASRMLDEKKGKVPAFTIQTLPDDRGKVLVPRSGQDLSVLND comes from the coding sequence GTGAACCGCACGAGCATGACCCTCATCGGCGCGGCCACGGCACTCGCGGCCCTGACGGGCGTCGCCGCTCTCGCGGCCCCCGATGGTGAGGACCTCGGCAGCACATCCGCGGCCGGACGCAGGCCCGTCGAGCGTTCGACGCTCGTCTGCCCGCAGCCCAGCGTCTCCGACGTCGCGGAGACCCGGTACACGGCCTTCGCGCCCAAGGGAGGCGAGGGGAAGGGCGGCGCCGAGCTCTACCGCGCCGAGAAGGCGGACACGGGCGGCTCGGAGTCCGGGGACGGCAAGGACGAGGGCAAGGACAAGGGCAAGGGCGGGGACAAGGACAAGGGCAAGAACCGGGACAAGGACAAGAAGAAGCCCGAGCCGGATCCGAAGCCGTTCGCCCCGCTGAGCACGCCGGGCAAGCCCGTCACGGCCGACTCCGACTCCTCCAGCGCCTCCGCCCTGTTCGGGTCCGCCGACGGCCGGGTGGCCCCCGGCTGGACGGTCCAGCAGACGACGAGCGTCGCGGTCGGCGCCGGCCGCGGCATGCAGGGCACGGCGTGCTCCGTGCCCGACACCGACTTCTGGTTCCCGGGTGCGAGCACCGCCAAGGAGCGGCAGGACTACGTCCACCTCACCAACCCCGACGACTCCAGCGCCGTCGTCGACCTGAACCTGTACGGGAAGAAGGGCCGGGTGAGCTCCGAAGCGGGTGAGGGCATCACCATCCCGCCCCGCTCGACCGTGCCCGTGCTGCTCTCCACGCTGACGTCCGAGCGGCTGACCAACGTGGGCGTCCACGCCGTGGCCCGTGCCGGACGCGTGGGCGCGCAGGTGCAGGCGGTGGACGAGAAGGCGGGCGGCGACTGGGTGTCGTCCGTCGCCGACCCGGACTCGAGCGTCGTGCTCCCCGGAATCCCCGGCGACGCCACGGCAGTTCGCCTCGTCGTGCTCGCTCCGGGCGAGAACGACGCGGATCTGAAGGTCAAGCTCGCGAGCCCTTCGGGGCAGATCGCGCCGGCCGGTCACGAGACGGTGCACGTACGCGGCGGCATGCTCACCGCCGTCGATCTGAGGGACCTGACCAAGGGGCAGGCGGGTTCGCTCGTCCTCACGCCGTCGGAGGGCGGCGCCGGCGCGACCCCGGTGGTCGCGGCGGCGCGCGTGACCCGGGGCAAGGGCTCGAAACAGGAGACGGCCTTCATCCCCGGCACCGCGCCCCTCACCGATCGTGCCACCGCCGCCGACAACCAGGAGAAGGGCTCCCAGCTCTCGCTCATGGCGACCGGCAGGACGGTGAAGGTACGCGTGACCGCGTCGGCGGGCAGCAAGGGCGGCAGCCCGGTCAGCCAGACCTACACGGTCAAGGGGAAGACGACCAGGTCCATCGCCCCGCCCCGGCCGAAGGGCCTGAAGGGCACCTACTCGGTGACCGTCGAGCGGCTCTCGGGCGGGCAGCTGTACGCCTCGCGGATGCTGGACGAGAAGAAGGGCAAGGTGCCCGCGTTCACCATTCAGACGCTGCCCGACGACCGCGGCAAGGTGCTGGTTCCCCGCTCCGGGCAGGACCTGTCCGTACTGAACGACTGA
- a CDS encoding glycosyltransferase family 2 protein, which produces MSVHSHTAAQYEAATPEFPRHVVTAVLVSHDGARWLPEALSGLLSQERPVQDAIAADTGSADESAQLLTETLGPDRVLHMARRTGFGAAVDEAARTAWVPTPDDLPYLKRPSGWDPVTRTWRDDAYDMPELPHGEPVHWLWLLHDDCSPEPDALSRLLRVVDADPKATLVGPKLRSWYDRRQLLEAGVSIANSGRRWTGVERREQDQGQHDQVRTVLSVSSAGMLIRRDVFEELGGFDQHLPLMRDDVDLCWRAHSAGHGVLIVPDAVVRHAEAASRERRPVDCVGRGARGGASPHRVDKAGAVYTLLANVPSSKLVWVMLRLVLGTLLRTLAYLVGKVPRQALDEVRGLTGTLLRPGRLIGARRRRGKPAVPYSELRHLFPPPGATVRATAEQVASNFGGRAEPDMSSGGRHGAVESGPGDDDADYLEVEQFARFKQIARKPGPVLFAVLLLVSLIACRELLGSGALAGGALLPAPADVSDLWGRYVDGWHPVGIGGTQTAPPYLAIVAMVATVFFGSTGFALTLLLVFSVPLAGFTAYFTSRPLVESRLLRAWGSVAYAFLPAATGALAGGRIGTAVLAVTLPLLARAALAVSGLRGAPGWRTVWGYALLLTLTTAFTPIVWLIALTLTAVLFVLRRLGFADTLEGPAADGLGRGTAIRNGIALVTPMVLLAPWSLSLLMSPSGLFREAGLPYGAGSGDALGLLTLTPGGPGAAGGLLLIGVVLAAMAALLRGERQPAIRVAWAVALVGLLYAALANSVAWAGPATLVYGLALLCAALVGAEGAKERVAGQSFGWKQPAAAIVAAAAVAAPLVAAVGWMVGGADGPLSRRDPVQVPAFVAEESRTSDQARTLVLSGKAGDASRSPSDVSYSIVRGSGARLGDGDLAAAGGDDARLAKVVANLVAGSGADQSEQLGGYAVRYVLVRDGAPRQMNRVLDATPGLTRRSQEDGSALWRVDRQVSRASVVAADKDKAGGAGGQSAVPTPVPAGPLEVHTDLRPGESGRILRLADAADPGWTATLDGKPLETVTVDGWAQGFRLPAGGGRLDVTHETSATHTAWVWVQGFLAVVTVVLALPGRRRRVDDDLPETAAAAVPAQGAGGGRRARRLAAAEAARAAEAGEPGIADVPGPPPHAPDVPAQAAYGADADGGARYGGDYEQSYGERQFEPSPYDSQYGSPGYDASYDPSPFEPQQRSYGGERQQYDEGYGQQYDDPFPAQQYDAYEGTGQADPYGYDPRYGNRSDQQ; this is translated from the coding sequence ATGTCCGTGCACAGCCATACGGCGGCCCAGTACGAGGCGGCCACACCTGAGTTCCCGCGGCACGTCGTCACCGCCGTGCTCGTCTCCCACGACGGCGCGAGGTGGCTGCCCGAGGCGCTGTCCGGTCTGCTCTCCCAGGAGCGCCCCGTCCAGGACGCCATCGCGGCCGACACCGGCAGCGCGGACGAGTCGGCGCAGTTGCTCACGGAGACCCTCGGCCCGGACCGCGTGCTGCACATGGCCCGTCGCACCGGATTCGGCGCCGCCGTCGACGAGGCCGCACGCACGGCCTGGGTGCCGACGCCCGACGACCTGCCTTATCTGAAGCGCCCCAGCGGCTGGGACCCGGTCACGCGCACCTGGCGCGACGACGCCTACGACATGCCGGAGCTGCCGCACGGTGAACCCGTCCACTGGCTGTGGCTGCTGCACGACGACTGCTCTCCCGAACCGGACGCGCTGTCACGGCTGTTGAGGGTCGTCGACGCCGACCCGAAGGCCACCCTCGTCGGACCCAAGCTGCGCAGCTGGTACGACCGCAGGCAGCTCCTGGAAGCCGGGGTGTCGATCGCGAACAGCGGCCGCCGCTGGACCGGTGTCGAACGCCGCGAGCAGGACCAGGGGCAGCACGACCAGGTGCGGACGGTCCTGTCGGTCTCCAGCGCCGGAATGCTCATCCGCCGCGATGTCTTCGAGGAGCTCGGCGGCTTCGACCAGCATCTGCCGCTGATGCGTGACGACGTCGACCTGTGCTGGCGTGCGCACTCCGCCGGGCACGGCGTGCTGATCGTCCCCGACGCGGTGGTGCGGCACGCCGAGGCGGCCTCGCGTGAGCGGCGTCCCGTCGACTGCGTCGGCCGCGGAGCGCGCGGCGGCGCCAGCCCGCACCGCGTGGACAAGGCCGGAGCCGTCTACACGCTCCTCGCCAACGTGCCCTCCTCGAAGCTCGTCTGGGTGATGCTGCGCCTCGTGCTCGGCACGCTGCTGCGCACGCTCGCCTATCTCGTCGGCAAGGTCCCCAGGCAGGCACTCGACGAAGTGCGGGGCCTCACAGGGACGCTGCTGCGACCGGGACGGCTCATCGGCGCGCGCCGCAGGCGCGGCAAGCCCGCCGTCCCCTACAGCGAACTGCGGCATCTCTTCCCGCCGCCCGGGGCGACCGTGCGGGCCACCGCCGAGCAGGTCGCGAGCAACTTCGGCGGACGCGCGGAACCGGACATGTCCTCCGGCGGCCGGCACGGCGCCGTGGAGTCGGGTCCCGGTGACGACGACGCGGACTATCTGGAGGTCGAGCAGTTCGCGCGGTTCAAGCAGATCGCCCGCAAGCCGGGTCCCGTGCTCTTCGCGGTGCTGCTCCTGGTGTCGCTGATCGCCTGCCGCGAGCTGCTGGGCAGCGGAGCCCTCGCCGGCGGTGCGCTGCTGCCGGCTCCCGCCGACGTCTCGGACCTGTGGGGCCGCTACGTCGACGGCTGGCATCCGGTCGGCATCGGCGGCACGCAGACGGCGCCGCCGTACCTCGCGATCGTGGCCATGGTCGCCACCGTCTTCTTCGGCAGCACAGGCTTCGCGCTCACCCTGCTCCTGGTCTTCTCGGTGCCGCTGGCCGGCTTCACCGCGTACTTCACCTCGCGGCCGCTGGTGGAGTCCCGGCTGCTGCGAGCCTGGGGAAGCGTCGCGTACGCCTTCCTGCCCGCGGCGACCGGTGCGCTCGCGGGAGGCCGCATCGGCACGGCCGTGCTGGCCGTGACGCTGCCTCTGCTGGCGCGCGCCGCCCTCGCCGTGAGCGGTCTGCGTGGCGCGCCGGGCTGGCGGACCGTATGGGGCTACGCGCTGCTCCTCACGCTGACGACCGCCTTCACGCCCATCGTGTGGCTCATCGCGCTGACCCTGACCGCCGTGCTGTTCGTACTGCGGCGGCTGGGCTTCGCGGACACGCTGGAGGGTCCAGCGGCCGATGGGCTCGGGCGAGGAACGGCGATCCGCAACGGAATCGCCCTCGTGACCCCGATGGTGCTGCTGGCCCCGTGGTCGCTGTCGCTGCTGATGAGCCCGTCCGGACTCTTCCGCGAAGCCGGTCTGCCCTACGGGGCCGGCTCCGGTGACGCGCTCGGCCTGCTCACCCTCACCCCCGGCGGCCCCGGCGCGGCCGGCGGCCTGCTGCTGATCGGTGTCGTGCTCGCGGCCATGGCGGCCCTGCTGCGCGGGGAACGGCAGCCCGCGATCCGCGTCGCGTGGGCCGTGGCCCTGGTGGGGCTGCTGTACGCGGCGCTCGCCAACTCGGTCGCCTGGGCCGGTCCTGCCACGCTCGTCTACGGGCTCGCGCTGCTGTGCGCCGCCCTCGTGGGCGCGGAGGGCGCCAAGGAGCGCGTCGCGGGACAGAGCTTCGGCTGGAAGCAGCCCGCGGCGGCGATCGTGGCCGCGGCGGCGGTGGCCGCTCCGCTCGTCGCCGCCGTCGGCTGGATGGTGGGTGGCGCCGACGGGCCCCTGTCGCGCCGCGACCCGGTGCAGGTACCAGCGTTCGTCGCGGAGGAGAGCCGGACCAGCGACCAGGCACGCACCCTCGTGCTCTCCGGCAAGGCCGGCGACGCGTCCCGCTCCCCGTCGGACGTCTCGTACTCGATCGTGCGCGGCTCGGGAGCCAGGCTCGGTGACGGTGACCTGGCGGCAGCGGGAGGCGACGACGCCCGGCTCGCCAAGGTGGTCGCCAACCTCGTCGCCGGTTCCGGTGCCGACCAGAGCGAGCAGCTCGGTGGCTACGCCGTGCGCTACGTGCTCGTACGGGACGGTGCGCCCCGGCAGATGAACCGCGTGCTGGACGCGACGCCGGGGCTGACCCGTCGCAGCCAGGAGGACGGCAGCGCGCTGTGGCGGGTGGACCGCCAGGTCTCCCGCGCCAGCGTCGTGGCCGCGGACAAGGACAAGGCAGGCGGCGCGGGCGGGCAGTCCGCCGTCCCGACCCCCGTGCCGGCGGGGCCGCTGGAGGTCCACACGGATCTGCGGCCGGGGGAGTCCGGCCGGATCCTCCGCCTGGCCGACGCCGCCGACCCCGGCTGGACGGCGACCCTCGACGGCAAGCCGCTGGAGACCGTCACCGTCGACGGGTGGGCGCAGGGCTTCCGCCTCCCTGCGGGCGGCGGCCGGCTGGACGTCACACACGAGACGAGCGCGACGCACACGGCATGGGTCTGGGTGCAGGGCTTCCTCGCGGTCGTGACGGTCGTCCTCGCGCTGCCCGGGCGGCGACGCCGGGTGGACGACGACCTTCCGGAGACGGCTGCCGCGGCCGTGCCCGCGCAGGGAGCCGGGGGCGGACGCAGGGCCCGGAGGCTCGCCGCCGCGGAGGCGGCACGCGCCGCTGAGGCAGGCGAGCCCGGTATCGCGGATGTGCCCGGGCCCCCGCCGCACGCTCCGGACGTTCCAGCTCAGGCGGCGTACGGGGCGGACGCCGACGGCGGTGCGCGATACGGCGGCGATTACGAACAGTCCTACGGTGAGCGGCAGTTCGAACCGTCGCCCTACGACTCGCAGTACGGATCGCCCGGTTACGACGCCTCGTACGACCCGTCGCCGTTCGAGCCGCAGCAGCGGTCCTACGGCGGCGAGCGGCAGCAGTACGACGAGGGCTACGGGCAGCAGTACGACGACCCCTTCCCGGCGCAGCAGTACGACGCCTACGAGGGCACCGGTCAGGCCGACCCGTACGGCTACGACCCGCGGTACGGCAACAGGAGCGATCAGCAGTGA